CATCGACGGCCGCAGCGATCTGTACGCCCTCGGCGTGATGCTCTACCAGCTCACGACGGGGCGCTGCCCGTTCGAGGGGTCCGGCAAGGAGATCGTCCGCGGGCACCTCGAGCTGGAGCCGACGGCGCCCGCGTCGGCCGCTCCGACCGGGGCGGCGGCGCCTCTCAGGCCCCTCCTCGAACCGGCCCTCTCCGCGATCATCCTGAGACTTCTGTCCAAGGAGCCGTCGCAGCGCTTCGCGAGCGCGGCCGAGACGCTCCAGGCGATCAACCGCGCGACGGGGCGTCGCCATCCGATCGAGACGGCCGAGACGGGGGTCGCCTACGCGACCTGGGCGCCGCTCGTCGGCCGCGAGGCGGAGCTCGCCCGCCTCACCGCCCTCGTCGATCGCCCGCGCGGCGGCCTCCTCGCCCTCGTCACCGGCGAGGCCGGCGTGGGGAAGACGCGGTTCCTGTCGGAGGCGCGGCGCCACGCGCAGGTTCACGGGAAGCTCGCGGCGGGGGTCGCGTGCCGCCCCGGCATGCCCGCCTTCCAGCCCGTCGTCGAGGCGCTCGCCCTCCTCGGCGCGGAGCCTCTCGACCTCGGATCGGCACCCGACGCGACCGCCTCCACCGAGACGTCGCGCGTGCGCACCGTGGACGCCGCGGCGTCGGCAATCCTCGCGCGCGCGGCGGAGACGCCGACCGCCCTCTTCCTCGACGACGCACACCTGGCCGACGCGGGAACCCTTTCGGTCTGCGAGGCGCTCGCTCGCGGCGCCGGCGACGACGCCCCGCCCCTTCTCATCGTGCTCGCCTGCCGGATCGAGGAGATGGACTCCCCCGCCCTCGGCGCCTCCCTCGCGCGGTTGAGGCGCCACGCGCGCGTCGAGGAGATCGCGCTCGGCCCGCTCGACGCGCCGCTCACCGCAGCCCTCCTCCAGGGGATGCTCGGCCTCGCCGAGGCCCCGGAGCCTCTCGTCGCGCTCGTGCAGCGCGAGACGTCGGGGAACCCCTCGTTCATCGAAGAGGCGGTTCGATCGCTGATGGAGGACGGCACGATCTCGCGCCTCGGCCTCTCCTTCCGCGCCGACGTCGACGCGCTGACGACGATCTCGTTTCCGGCGGGCGTGGGGGACGCGATCCGGAGGCGCCTCTCGCGGCTCGGCGACGACGAGCGGTGCGTCCTCGAGGCGCTCGCCTCGGCGGGGCGGCCGGCCGAGCGCGCCTTGCTGCGCGACGTCTCGGGGCTCGCCGACGCGGCGCTCGACACGGCCCTCGCGGCGCTCCGATCGCGCGGCCTCGCCGGCGAGCAGATCGGCGCCGAGCCCGTCTACTTCGTCGGGAGCGCGCGCGTCCGCGAGCACGTCTACGACGGTCTCGACTGGGACCGGAAACGCTCGCTCCACGGCGCGCTGGCCTCGGCGCTGCGCGCGCGCGCAGACGCCGGGGCGCCGGTGCGGTTCGAGGAGCTGGCGCGCCACTTCATCGAGTCGGGGGACGCGGAGATCGGCCTCTCGTACGCCCTCGAGGCGGCCCGCCGGAGCCGCAGCGTCGGCGCGGGGGCGGAAAGCGTGGGCTTCTACCGCCAGGCCCTCGAGCTGATCCCGTCGGGCTCCCACGCCGAGCGATCCGAGATCCTGAGGAGCCTCGGCATGATCGAGCGCGAGCTGGGCCGCGACGCCCAGGCGCTCGAGACCTTCGAGCAGGCGCTTCGCGCGGCGATGCAGGCCTCGCGGCGCGATCTCGCCGCCCTCGCCCGCCTCGAGAAGGCCTCCACGCTCATGGCGCGCGGGCGCCCCGACGAGGCGGTGCGCGAGGTCGAGCGGGCCCTCGAGCTGCAGGCGGCCACCGGGGATCTGATCCTCCTCGCGCGCGGCGAGAGCATCCTGTCGGGGGTCTTTGCCCGGACGGGGCGCATGGACCGGGCGATGGAGACGCAGCGCCGCGCCCTCGACGCCGCGCAGCGCGCGGGGAACCCGCGCACCCTCGCCGCGGCGCTCAACAACCTCGCGAACCTCGAGTTCGTCGGCGGCCGCCACGACGAGGCGATCGCCATCCAGCGGCGCTCCATCGAGCTGCGGCGCGAAATCTCCGACGCGCACGGCGAGCTCGAGGCCTCGAGCAACCTCGGCCTTTTCCTCGTGGAGGCGGGGCGGCTCGAGGAGGCGATCCCGGTCCTCGACGAGTGCGTGACGATCTCGAAGTCCCTCGGCGATCTCCCCTCCCTCGTCGAATCGCGCATCAATTTGGGCGCGGCGCTCGCCGCCCGCGGCGCGCACGATCTCGCCATCCGATCCTTCGAGGAGGCGGCCGGCGTCGCCATCCGCATCGGCGACGAGGGGCGCGCCTCGAACGCTCTCGACGGCTGGGGGGCGGCCCTCCGCACCGTGGGGGACGCCGACGGCGCCGCCGAGCGGCACGCGCAGGCGCTCGAGCGCGCGCGGCGGGCGGGCGACGCGGTGCAGGAGGCCTTCGCCCTCGCCTCCCTCGCCCTCGATCGGGCCGTCGCCGGCGACGCCGACGCGGCCCGCGACGCGGCGAAGCGCGCCTCGCGCCTTCCCGGCGGCGACCTGCCGCCGAGGGCGCGCGCGCGCCTCCTCGAGGCGACGGCGCGCGTGCACCTCGCCACCGGCGCCCTCGTCGACGCCGCGGGGGCGGCGCGGGAGATGCTCGACGTCGCGAGGGGGGCGAGCCTCGGCCCCGAGGAGGCGCAGGCGCTCCTCCTCCAGGCGACGGCGGTCTTGGCCGGGAACGACGCCCCCGCCGCGTGCGAGGCGGTGGACGAGGCGATCCGGGTCCTCCCGCCGGGGAAGCACGACGAGATCCGCTGGCGCGCCCTCGCCTTCCGGGCGTTGCTCAGGGGGGTGGACGCGGCGGCGGCCCGCGCGGACCGGGACGAGGCGGCGGGGATCATCGCGGCGCTCGCCGAGCGCATCTCGGACGGCGAGTGGCGCGCGCGCTACGTCGGCCTCGGCGATCGCGCGGCGCTTCTCGCGGCGTCGGGGAAGACGCAGGGGATGCGCCCTCTCGTCGGCGGCTCGCTCGCGGCAATCTACCGGATCTCGGAGCTCATCACGGCCTCCTCGGACACCGACGAGATGCTCGCGAGCGTCCTCGACCTCGCGCTCGAGATCGTCCGCGCCGAGCGGGGGCTCATCATCCTCCTCGACGGCGATCGGCAGGAGGTCCGCGCCGCGCGGGGGGTCGAGCCTGAGACGATGGCCGACGCGCTGGAGTACAGCCGGAGCGTCGTGCGCGAGGCGGCCCAGGCCCGCACGCTCATCACCCTCAACGCCGACGCCGACGATCGGACGCACCACTCGAAGAGCGTGAGCCTCTTCCGGATCCAGTCGCTGGCGTGCATCCCGATGCGCATCGGGAGCCGCGTGATCGGCACCGTCTACCTCGACTCGCGGACGCCCGGGACGGCCTTCCCCGACGAGCAGGTGGAGTTCCTCAAGGCCTTCGCGAACCTCGCGGCCGCGGCCCTCGAGATGTCGCGCCTGAACTCGCAGCTCGCCACCGAGAACGTCTCTCTCGTCCGGGAGGTCCAGGATCTCCGCAAGGCGGCGGCGAAGCGGACGAGCTACCAGCACCTCATCGGCAAGACGGTGAGGATGCAGGCCGTCTACGACCTCCTCGACAAGGTCTCCGCCAGCGCGCTTCCCGTCCTGATCGCGGGCGAGTCGGGGACGGGCAAGGAGCTGGTGGCGCGCGCGATCCACTTCACCGGCCCGCGGCGCGAGCGGAAGTTCCTGAGCGAGAACGTGGCGGCGATCCCCGAGACGCTTCTCGAAAGCGAGCTCTTCGGCCACATGCGCGGGGCCTTCACCGGCGCGGATCGCGATCGCAAGGGGGTCTTCGAGCTCGCCGACGGCGGCACCCTCTTCCTCGACGAGATCGGCGACATGTCGCTGCCTCTCCAGGCCAAGGTCCTTCGCGCGCTGCAAGAGGGGGAGATCCGCCCCGTCGGCGGGAAGAACGCCATCAAGGTCGACGTGCGGATCGTCTCGGCGACGCACCGCGATCTCGACGCCATGATGAAGGCGGGGACCTTCCGCGAGGATCTCTTCTACCGCCTCAACGTGGTGCGCATCAACATCCCCGCCCTGCGCGAGCGCAAGGAGGACATCCCGCTCCTCGTGGAGCACTTCCTGACCCGCGCGGCCGAGGCGTCATCGGCCCCGAGGAAGCGGATGGACATCTCGGCGCTGCAGCTCCTTCTGAGGTACGACTGGCCGGGGAACGTGCGCGAGCTGGAGAACGAGATCATGAAGCTCTCGGTCCTGACGGCCGCGCCGGTCATCACGCAGCAGGACCTCGTCCAGCACCGCGAGCTCCTCGAAAAGCTCACCCGGCTCGAGGAGGCCGGGGGGGCCTTCCAGAGCCTCGACACGCTCGAGAAGAAGCAGATCGAGCGGGCCCTCGCCGAGTCGGGGGGGAATCGTGCCCGCGCCGCGACCCTTCTCGGAATCTCGCGCGCGACGATCTACCGCAAGCTTCGCGAGTACGGCCTCTCGGACTGACGCCGCCTCTCGGACTGAGACGCGCCGTCTCGTCGCGAGCCTCTCCCCCGTCGTTTCCGTCTCACGATGAGACCGTGATCGCTCCTCACCTCGAAGCCGCCCGGCCCCATGCCATGGTCCAAGCTGTTGAATTCAAATGTCTAACACCTTTCGAAAGAGGCTCCCGACAAGGCTGGCACTCCCGTTGCTCAAGAGAAGGACGACAGCAACAACTCACCGGAAGGCACAAGCCGACCGGGATGACAGAAGTGAATGGGGGTGCAAGATGTTCGCTCGCAGGATTTCGGCTCTCGTGCTCGCGGTGCTCGTGGTGGCAGTGGTCAGCGTCCAGCCGGCGCACGCCGGTCTCGGTGGCTGCGTGTTCGGCTGCCGTCCTCAGGCCGCCCACGCTCCCGTCGTCAAGGGAGGCTCGGCGACCGCCTTCATCATCGACTCGCTCCGCTGGTTCCTGCCGAGCGACGTCGCCTCCTCGCTGAAGGCCGCGTGGTCCAACCGTGGCGATCTCTCGGTCAACGGTCACGCGAAGGTTCAGGGCTTGGGCGGCTGCTTCTTCGGCTGCAAGCTCTAACCTCAACCACGGACCCCCTGGGGAGGGCGCCGCTCTCAAAACCCTCCTCAACTGAAGGGCGCTCCTCCAGGGGCGCCCTTCTTGCGTTCGGGGGATCCGCCGAACCCGATCGCGATGCCGTGGTGGCGCATGCGCCGGTACAGCCGCGGCCGGCTCCATCCGATGTACTCGGCGGCCCTCGTCTTGTCCCCCTGAAAACGCGTCAGGGCCAGCTCGATCATCACCCGCTCCCGCGGGCTCTCCCGATCGTCGCCGGGATCCCGGGGATCGGGCTCCGCGAGCGCGTTGTCCACGATGCGCTCGGGAAGCTCGGCCACCCCGAGGATCGAGCCGCCGGAGAGGACGAGCCCCCCTTCCAGCACGTTCTGCAGCTCGCGGACGTTTCCCGGCCAGGCGTACCTCAGGAGCATCTCCATCGCCTCGCGTGAGACGCCGGCCTTCGAGACCGCCGGGCGGAGGCGCGAGAGGACGTGCTCCACGAGGTGCGGGATGTCCTCGAGGCGCTCGCGAAGGGCGGGGACGCTGAGCCCCACGACGTTGAGCCGGTAGTAGAGGTCCTCCCGGAACTCCCCGCGCTCGACCATCGCGCGCAGGTCGCGGTGGGTCGCGGCGACGACCCTGAAGTCCGAGCGGCGCAGCTCGCGCCCTCCCACCGGGCGGAACTCCCCTTCCTGGATGACCCGGAGCAGCTTGGCCTGGATTCTCGGCGGCAGGTCTCCGACTTCGTCGAGGAAGAGAGTCCCTCCGTCGGCGAGGGCGATCAGGCCGGGACGATCGCGGTCCGCTCCGGTGAAGGCCCCCCGCACGTGGCCGAAGAGCTCGCTCTCGACCACCCCTTCGGGAAGCGCCGCGCAGTTCTCCGCGATGAAGGCCATCGCCGCGCGTGAGGAGAGGGAGTGGATGGAGCGGGCGACGACCTCCTTGCCGGTGCCGCTCTCCCCCTGGATGAGGACGTTCGATCGGCTCTGCGCGACGCGTGAGATCAGCTCCTTGAGCCGCTGCATCGCGACGCCGGGTCCAATCAGCGTCCGGTCGAGCTCAGACGGGTACCCCCGGTGCGGTCTCTGCTCGTGCATTCTCCTCCACGACGCCCCCCGCGGCCGGTCCCCGCCCCCGACCGTGCGTCGTCGCGGGGCGCCCCTGACAGAGTCCCATCCCGACCAGCAACGGAGATGCCACGGGCGCGCCGGAAGCCCGCACCCGGCGTGGGTTTCGGGCGAACCTCCGGATGCTCAAGGCGTTGCGGGGGCGATCGCACGGGAGGAGGCAGATGGGCGATCGCGCCGACAACGGCGACGCTCGCGAGAGTCCCGCGCGCGACGTGAGGCGACCCGACCCATGTGACAGGCGGTGCGACACGGCCTCTCTCTCATCATGAGACGGCCGAGCGAGCCGTCGCGCGGCAGCGCATTCGAGCTTGCGGGATCTCAAGCGCCGCGGCGTATTTCGGGCGCTCGCGCGCGTGGCGCCCCGCGCTCTCAGGATGAGAGCCGGCCCATCGCGTCTCCCTCGACGGGTCGCGCGGTTCACCAGAACGCACGCTGCACAAGGGTTTCGAGCCGTCGACCTTCGTGACGCTGGCACCCCGGTTGCTGTTCTCGGGGCATTCGCGGGTTCCGGCTGGCCGGAGACGCCCGCGAGACAAGCTCCCAGTTGCGGCGGTTCCCAGGACGAGACACACCGCCGCACCCTTGCGAGGCTGCAGACTCTGGAGGAGGGCGGCACCCCCAACCTCTTCCTTCGCGGGGGGCGACGAAGCCCGGGACGGCGTTGGTCGTCCCGGGCTTCACTCTTTTCAGGCGGCCGCGACGCCTCCGGGAAGCCGCTCGGTGAGATCGAGGTACGCCGTCAGCGCCTCCCCCTGCGCCGTGAAGCGCCTCTCGAAGAGGCGCAGGATCTCGGCGCGCCGGAGCGATCCCTCCTGGTACCCGTCGTAGATCTGCTGCCCCAGGAAGTACCCCAGCTCGTGCGTCAGGACGCTGAAGCGCGCGCGATCCGCGGTGCGGATGCCGGCGAGGAGCTGGGGGGGGATCTCGTCGTAGTGCGCGTACCCTCTCTCGAACTTCTTGTGCAGCAGGATGAAGTCGATGATCTCGCAGAACTCCTCGTACCGGTAGCCGGTCTCGCGCTCGACCACGTCGCGCGACTTGCGGTAGAACCGGTAGAACTCCGTCTCGAAGAAGTGATTCCGCGACGGGTCGATGACCTTCGAGCCGAAGAAGCCGAGCGCTTCCTCCATCACCGCCGCGTAGAAGGCGTCGGCGCGCGAGGCGGGCGGGGCCGGGACCGTCCCGGCGTCGCCCCGGAGCGCGTGGTTGACGAAGTGCGCCGCCTCCTCCCCCGCGTGGACCAGGTTGAAGGCCCCCAGGTAGATCGCGTTGATCCGCGGGATGTAGCACGAGCCGTTCCGGCGGATGTGCTCGGAGATCTCCCGGAGATCGCGCCTGGGCAGCTTCTCCGCGCGGAGCAGCCGCTCGAGGCCCGCGAGGTCGGCGCTCGCGTAGACCTCGGGGTAGGCGTCGACGAGGAAGCCATCGGTCGCGGCCGCGCCCCTCTTCTCGAGGGGGCGCCGCTTGCGGTACTTGTCGATCCCGAGGAAGGAGAGGATGGCGTCGACGACGGTGTGGACGCTCGCCGTCAGATCGAGCTCCGTGTCGTCGGGGCGATCCTGGTTCCAGCGCTCGATGGTGTGGCGGTACGCCTCGTACTTCTCGATCGGGGAGGTGTTGAAGACGCAGAAGACGTTGCGCCCGACCGTGACCGTGTCGGCGTGCTCGTGCCCGCGCGCCACGAGATCCCAGTAGACCTCCTCCAGGTTCTGCAGCACCCGGATGGACCGGCGCTCGAGGTTGCGACTCGCGAGCTCCTCCCTCACGGCGACCGGAAGGTGGCTCGTCGCGAGGTGCGACTCCCCCACGATCACCACGACCTTGGCGTCGGGGCGCGCGGCATAGATGTCGGCGATCCGGGCCGCCATGTACCGGTCGCGCTGCCTGAGCCGTCGGATCCCGGCGCGCGGCGCGCTGTCGATGCCGTACGCGGGCACGCCGCGCCGGCGGGCGGTCTCGAGGATCGAGCGGAAGGCGTTCCAGTCGTACCCCCACTCCTGCTCGTAGCGCGTGCGCCTCAGGAAGTCGGCGTCGGAGAGCTTCCCTTCCATCCACGCGTCGAGGATCGCCTGGTGCCGGCCGTAGACCATCTCCATCGCCAGCACGCCGCGGCGGGATCGCGCGAAGACCTCGTGGAGAAGGCGCGCAGCGAAGTGCTGGCTCGCGGGGAGGGCGTGGAAGTCGCCGACGTAGATGATGTCGGCCTTGAAGCAGGCGACGACCAGATCGTCGAAGCTCGAGAGGGTCTGGAGGTGGGGGAACTCGCGATGGTACGTGCGGACGTAACCGCCGCGGGAAGCGCCGTCGACGCGGTGGATCTCACCCCGGAGCCGGGCCACGGCGCGGCGCGCGACGGCGATCTGGGCGAGCGTCTCGGACGCGGGCACGCGGGGGCTTGCGCTCAGCGGCTCAGCCGGGCTTCTTTTCGGTATCGCCCTTCGACTCCGGCTCGTCGCCCTTCATGGCCTTCTTGAACTCGCGGATCCCCTCACCCATGCCGCGGCCAATCGCCGGAAGCTTCTGAGCGCCGAACAGCACCATGAGAATCATCCCGAGAAACAGGAGCTCCTGCCAGCCGATCCTTCCCATCGTCTCACTCCTTCATTCATGCCTTCCGCCGGGACGGCGCCCGCCTCACGGCGTCGCGGCCCCCGGCGGCGGAAGGATCTCCCTGTCGTTCCCGCGCCGCCGCGTCACCCGCTCGGCGTCGAGGTGCTCCAGGAGCGGTATCGCGTTCTTCCGCGACGTTCCGGTCAGCTCCTTGAAGGCGGCGACGTCGATGATCGCCCGCTCCTCGCGCAGCTTCCAGAGGGACTCTTTCAGCCGTGCGACGGCGTCCGCGTGATAGACCGTTCCATCCCTGATTCTGACCAGCTGCCCGCGTGACAGCAACAGATGATAGATCCTTTGGGCCCTGGCTGCATGGAGGCGCCGGGCGGCGACGACCTCCTCGAGAGTGGGTGGGTTCAGCCCGGCCTCGCGGAACGACGTTTCGACGACCAGCATGAGCTCCTCGTCCTCCCCCGCCACGGCGACCGAGTGCCCCGGAAGGGCCGCGAGCTCCTTCTCCAGCCTGATGTCGCGCGCCGCGGCGAGCCGGTCGAGGACGAGGCGGGCGACGTCGGGCGCCACCCCCGGCAGGGCGCGCTCCCGCAGCTCCTCGCGCCCGAGCCCCATCATCAGCGGGTGCTCCCGATGGTGCCCCGCG
Above is a window of Acidobacteriota bacterium DNA encoding:
- a CDS encoding sigma-54-dependent Fis family transcriptional regulator translates to MHEQRPHRGYPSELDRTLIGPGVAMQRLKELISRVAQSRSNVLIQGESGTGKEVVARSIHSLSSRAAMAFIAENCAALPEGVVESELFGHVRGAFTGADRDRPGLIALADGGTLFLDEVGDLPPRIQAKLLRVIQEGEFRPVGGRELRRSDFRVVAATHRDLRAMVERGEFREDLYYRLNVVGLSVPALRERLEDIPHLVEHVLSRLRPAVSKAGVSREAMEMLLRYAWPGNVRELQNVLEGGLVLSGGSILGVAELPERIVDNALAEPDPRDPGDDRESPRERVMIELALTRFQGDKTRAAEYIGWSRPRLYRRMRHHGIAIGFGGSPERKKGAPGGAPFS
- a CDS encoding sigma 54-interacting transcriptional regulator translates to IDGRSDLYALGVMLYQLTTGRCPFEGSGKEIVRGHLELEPTAPASAAPTGAAAPLRPLLEPALSAIILRLLSKEPSQRFASAAETLQAINRATGRRHPIETAETGVAYATWAPLVGREAELARLTALVDRPRGGLLALVTGEAGVGKTRFLSEARRHAQVHGKLAAGVACRPGMPAFQPVVEALALLGAEPLDLGSAPDATASTETSRVRTVDAAASAILARAAETPTALFLDDAHLADAGTLSVCEALARGAGDDAPPLLIVLACRIEEMDSPALGASLARLRRHARVEEIALGPLDAPLTAALLQGMLGLAEAPEPLVALVQRETSGNPSFIEEAVRSLMEDGTISRLGLSFRADVDALTTISFPAGVGDAIRRRLSRLGDDERCVLEALASAGRPAERALLRDVSGLADAALDTALAALRSRGLAGEQIGAEPVYFVGSARVREHVYDGLDWDRKRSLHGALASALRARADAGAPVRFEELARHFIESGDAEIGLSYALEAARRSRSVGAGAESVGFYRQALELIPSGSHAERSEILRSLGMIERELGRDAQALETFEQALRAAMQASRRDLAALARLEKASTLMARGRPDEAVREVERALELQAATGDLILLARGESILSGVFARTGRMDRAMETQRRALDAAQRAGNPRTLAAALNNLANLEFVGGRHDEAIAIQRRSIELRREISDAHGELEASSNLGLFLVEAGRLEEAIPVLDECVTISKSLGDLPSLVESRINLGAALAARGAHDLAIRSFEEAAGVAIRIGDEGRASNALDGWGAALRTVGDADGAAERHAQALERARRAGDAVQEAFALASLALDRAVAGDADAARDAAKRASRLPGGDLPPRARARLLEATARVHLATGALVDAAGAAREMLDVARGASLGPEEAQALLLQATAVLAGNDAPAACEAVDEAIRVLPPGKHDEIRWRALAFRALLRGVDAAAARADRDEAAGIIAALAERISDGEWRARYVGLGDRAALLAASGKTQGMRPLVGGSLAAIYRISELITASSDTDEMLASVLDLALEIVRAERGLIILLDGDRQEVRAARGVEPETMADALEYSRSVVREAAQARTLITLNADADDRTHHSKSVSLFRIQSLACIPMRIGSRVIGTVYLDSRTPGTAFPDEQVEFLKAFANLAAAALEMSRLNSQLATENVSLVREVQDLRKAAAKRTSYQHLIGKTVRMQAVYDLLDKVSASALPVLIAGESGTGKELVARAIHFTGPRRERKFLSENVAAIPETLLESELFGHMRGAFTGADRDRKGVFELADGGTLFLDEIGDMSLPLQAKVLRALQEGEIRPVGGKNAIKVDVRIVSATHRDLDAMMKAGTFREDLFYRLNVVRINIPALRERKEDIPLLVEHFLTRAAEASSAPRKRMDISALQLLLRYDWPGNVRELENEIMKLSVLTAAPVITQQDLVQHRELLEKLTRLEEAGGAFQSLDTLEKKQIERALAESGGNRARAATLLGISRATIYRKLREYGLSD
- a CDS encoding ChaN family lipoprotein, yielding MPASETLAQIAVARRAVARLRGEIHRVDGASRGGYVRTYHREFPHLQTLSSFDDLVVACFKADIIYVGDFHALPASQHFAARLLHEVFARSRRGVLAMEMVYGRHQAILDAWMEGKLSDADFLRRTRYEQEWGYDWNAFRSILETARRRGVPAYGIDSAPRAGIRRLRQRDRYMAARIADIYAARPDAKVVVIVGESHLATSHLPVAVREELASRNLERRSIRVLQNLEEVYWDLVARGHEHADTVTVGRNVFCVFNTSPIEKYEAYRHTIERWNQDRPDDTELDLTASVHTVVDAILSFLGIDKYRKRRPLEKRGAAATDGFLVDAYPEVYASADLAGLERLLRAEKLPRRDLREISEHIRRNGSCYIPRINAIYLGAFNLVHAGEEAAHFVNHALRGDAGTVPAPPASRADAFYAAVMEEALGFFGSKVIDPSRNHFFETEFYRFYRKSRDVVERETGYRYEEFCEIIDFILLHKKFERGYAHYDEIPPQLLAGIRTADRARFSVLTHELGYFLGQQIYDGYQEGSLRRAEILRLFERRFTAQGEALTAYLDLTERLPGGVAAA
- a CDS encoding SelB C-terminal domain-containing protein, which encodes MRTGLTPEAIGGVMKSLVGAGSAVALGDRAPVYLDAGGLVRHRERVREVLAGHHREHPLMMGLGREELRERALPGVAPDVARLVLDRLAAARDIRLEKELAALPGHSVAVAGEDEELMLVVETSFREAGLNPPTLEEVVAARRLHAARAQRIYHLLLSRGQLVRIRDGTVYHADAVARLKESLWKLREERAIIDVAAFKELTGTSRKNAIPLLEHLDAERVTRRRGNDREILPPPGAATP
- a CDS encoding twin-arginine translocase TatA/TatE family subunit codes for the protein MGRIGWQELLFLGMILMVLFGAQKLPAIGRGMGEGIREFKKAMKGDEPESKGDTEKKPG